In Microcaecilia unicolor chromosome 1, aMicUni1.1, whole genome shotgun sequence, the following are encoded in one genomic region:
- the LOC115462315 gene encoding gastrula zinc finger protein XlCGF57.1-like encodes MTSTKSEKVFCRKTDLSNYQKNESLCSSADSGTSACWKRNLPMHKRIHKGVKPLISTECNKSFSRKGHLTQHQRIHTGMKPFICTECNKSFNRKGHLTEHQRIHTGMKPFICNECNKSFTHKTSLTKHQILHTGMKPFICTECNKSFTHKKNLTEHQRIHTGMKPFICTECNKSFSRKGHLTEHQRIHTGMKPFICTECNKSFTHKTSLTKHQRIHTGMKPFICTECNKSFNRKGHLTQHQRIHTGMKPFICTECNKSFSQKSNLTEHQRIHTGMKPFICTECNKSFSHKTNLTKHERIHTGMKPFICTECNKSFTHKKNLTEHQRIHTGMKPFICTECNKSFSRKGHLTEHQRIHTGMKLFICTECNKRFTHKTSLTKHQRIHTGMKPFICTECNKSFSQKGHLTKHQRIHTGMKPFICTECNKSFTHKKNLTEHQRIHTGMKPFICTECNKSFSRKGHLTEHQRIHTGMKLFICTECNKSFTHKTSLTKHQRIYTGMKPFICTECNKSFNRKGHLTQHQRIHTGMKPFICTECNKSFSQKGHLTKHQRIHTGMKPFICTECNKSFRLKKYMIQHQRIHTGVKPFKCSECGKSFTEKGNLTRHHSFHMRVKSFTCSECGRASMTVKHLPYTRECIQEEENYFWALTVAKASQRNT; translated from the exons ATGACTAGTACTAAATCTGAAAAAGTCTTTTGCAGAAAGACAGACCTCTCAAACTACCAGAAAAATGAAAGCTTGTGTAGTTCTGCTGACAGTGGTACAAgtgcttgctggaaaagaaacctcCCAATGCataagagaatccacaaaggagTGAAACCACTTATCtctactgagtgtaataaaagcttcagtcggaagggacacctcacacaacaccagagaatccacacaggaatgaaaccattcatctgcactgagtgtaataaaagcttcaatcggaagggacacctcacagaacaccagagaatccacacaggaatgaaaccgttcatctgcaatgagtgtaataaaagcttcactcataaaacaagcctcacaaaacaccagatactccacacaggaatgaaaccattcatctgcactgagtgtaataaaagcttcactcataaaaaaaacctcacagaacaccagagaattcacacaggaatgaaaccattcatctgcactgagtgtaataaaagcttcagtcggaagggacacctcacagaacaccagagaatccacacaggaatgaaaccgttcatctgcactgagtgtaataaaagcttcactcataaaacaagcctcacaaaacaccagagaatccacacaggaatgaaaccattcatctgcactgagtgtaataaaagcttcaatcggaagggacacctcacacaacaccagagaatccacacaggaatgaaaccgttcatctgcactgagtgtaataaaagcttcagtcagaaatcaaacctcacagaacaccagcgaatccacacaggaatgaaaccattcatctgcactgagtgtaataaaagcttcagtcataaaacaaacctcacaaaacatgagagaatccacacaggaatgaaaccattcatctgcactgagtgtaataaaagcttcactcataaaaaaaacctcacagaacaccagagaattcacacaggaatgaaaccattcatctgcactgagtgtaataaaagcttcagtcggaagggacacctcacagaacaccagagaatccacacaggaatgaaactgttcatctgcactgagtgtaataaaagattcactcataaaacaagcctcacaaaacaccagagaatccacacaggaatgaaaccattcatctgcactgagtgtaataaaagcttcagtcagaagggacacctcacaaaacaccagagaatacacacaggaatgaaaccattcatctgcactgagtgtaataaaagcttcactcataaaaaaaacctcacagaacaccagagaattcacacaggaatgaaaccattcatctgcactgagtgtaataaaagcttcagtcggaagggacacctcacagaacaccagagaatccacacaggaatgaaactgttcatctgcactgagtgtaataaaagcttcactcataaaacaagcctcacgAAACACCAGAGAATctacacaggaatgaaaccattcatctgcactgagtgtaataaaagcttcaatcggaagggacacctcacacaacaccagagaatccacacaggaatgaaaccattcatctgcactgagtgtaataaaagcttcagtcagaagggacacctcacaaaacaccagagaatccacacaggaatgaaaccattcatctgcactgagtgtaataaaa GCttcaggttgaagaaatacatgatacagcaccagagaatccacacaggagtgaagccatttaaatgttctgagtgtggtaaaagcttcactgaGAAGGGAAACCTGACAAGGCACCACAGCTTTCACATGAGAGTGAagtcatttacatgtagtgagtgtggtagaGCTTCAATGACAGTGAAACACttgccatacaccagagaatgcatTCAGGAGGAGGAAAACTATTTCTGGGCACTGACTGTGGCAAAAGCTTCACAAAGAAATAcatga